In Pseudomonas sp. P5_109, the genomic window GTGTGCCACGGCAACGTCAGCGCCCCGGACTTCGGTGACCGCTACGTGAAGACCGCGATGGACAACTTCGGCAGCATCGACATCATCGTCAACAACGCCGGCTACACCTGGGACGACGTGATCCAGAAGATGAGCGACGAGCAGTGGTACGCCATTCTCGACTGCCACATGACCGCGCCATTCCGCATCCTGCGTGCGGCCTACCCGATCATCAAGGCCCAGGCCCTGGCGGACGCGGCAGCCGAGCGTGAAGTGTTCCGCAAAGTGGTGAACATCTCGTCGGTTTCGGCTCTCAACGGCAACGCCGGGCAGATGAACTATTCCTCGGCCAAGGCCGGTGTGATCGGCATGACCCGCGCGCTGGCCCGCGAATGGGGCCGCTTCAAGGTCAACGTCAACGCCGTGGCCTTCGGTTTCATCGAAACCCGCATGACCAAGGCTGATGCCCACGCCGGCGCCACGGTGAACATCGAAGGCCGTGACATCCGCGTCGGCATCAGCCCGGAAGCCGCCAAGTCGTTCGCCCAGCGCAACCCGCTGGGCCGTCCGGGCACCGTGCAGGAAGCGGCCGACGCCGTGTACCTGTTCTGCTCGCCGGAGTCGAACTACATCACGGCGCAGACCATCGCGGTGGCGGGCAATCTGCAATAACCGATAAGCACCAATCCTTGTGGCGAGGGGGCTTGCCCCCGTTGGGCTGCGCAGCGGCCCCCCAAACCCGGCAATCGCATTTTTTCTGACGCATCTCATTGTCCGGTTCTGCGGGTGCTTCGCACCCGAACGGGGGCAAGCCCCCTCGCCACAAAAGCTCTTTCGCCACAACTCTGATTGAGTTTGATGACCGCAGGATCACACCATGAACATGACTGAAAGCACCATCCGCCTGGCAGCCATCAAACTGATCTCGCGTAACGGCTACGGGTCGATGAGCCTGCGTCAGCTGGCTGCCGAATCGGGGATCAACTCCTCGACGCTGTACCTCTATTACCAGGGCAAAGGTGAGTTGCTGCTGGAGCTGATCCTCGAATACTTCGAGACAATGTCCCAGGAGTGGGCTCGATGCCGCCCTGCCTTAGCGCGTGCCGATGGCAAACTCCGCGCTTTCGTGGCCTGCCATGTGCGCTATCACCTGGAACATCAGGACCAGGCAGTACTCGGCAACCTGGAATACCGGAGCCTGGACGAAGAGTCCCTGGCCCTGGTGCGCCAGGCCCGCCGGGTGTACCTCAAAGACCTGCAAGACCTACTCGAACAAGGCATTCGGGAAGGTTCGCTGAGCTGCGCCGAACCGAAATTGATGGCCCGGACCCTGTTCAACATGCTCACCCACGCCTGTGTCTGGTATCAGGCCGATGGCCGCTGGAGCATCGACGACGTCATCCGCCATTACTCGGAACTGGTGCTGAAAATGCTCGGCGCCATGCCCATCGCATCACCTCGCACACCCGTGCGCCGTGCGGCCATTACCCGCCGCGCCGCGCCACTGGAGGCCGTTTCATGAGCGACCTCATGCAACCCTTTTCCATGGCCGGTAAAACCGTGCTGGTGGCCGATGCCACCACGCAACTCGGTGCCCATTTCGCCCGGCTGATCAGCCTCGCAGGCGCCCGGGTGGCCCTCGGCGCGCAATGTCCTGCGCAGCTTGAGCAGTTACAAGCCGACCTGCGCTGGGATGGCGGCGAAGTGCTGATCGTCAGCCTCGACAGCACCCGCCGTCCCAGCATCGAGGCGGCACTCGATGCCGTCGAGGAGCGCTTCGGCAGCGTCGATGTGCTGATCAACAACAGCGCCGAGCGCGAACATTTGGCGCGCAACAACCACCTGGTCCATTGCACCAGCCGGCACATGATCAAGGCCGAGCGTGGCGGCAGCATCGTCAACATCGACCCGCCACCGCGCCCGATCAGCGAGCCCAACCCGTGTTTGCGCGCCAACAGCAGCCTGATCCGCATGAGCCGGGCCATGGCCCAGTCGCTGACGCCGCACCGGATTCGGGTCAACGTGATTGCCGCCGGACGCGGCAAGGACGCAGGGCTGCAAGAGCTCAACGGCCCCTTGTTGTTGCTGGCCAGCGGCGCCGGTGCCAGCGTCACCGGCGCGGTGCTGCACGTCGACAACCGCAATATCTGAACAGACGTAGGAGGCGGCTTGCTCGCGATGGCGGCCTTGAATTGTGCAGCGATCTTTCGGGCCTCATCGCTGGCAAGCCAACTCCTACAAGGGATGTGTGCCACCTGATTTGGGTGGCGTGTCGTCGCGGGCAACCCTTGAACATCGGGATCGGTCGCCCTGCGCGACGCCCGTCAACAAGGAGCCAGTCAGATGACTCGCATAAAAAAGTGGCTGCCGAAACTCGCCTTCATGGCGACAACGGTCATGGCAATCGCGGCGAATGCCGCTGACAAACCCAACATCCTGGTGATCTTCGGCGATGACATCGGCCAGACCAACATCAGCGCCTATTCCATGGGCGTGGTCGGCTACAAGACCCCGAACATCGACCGCATCGCCCACGAAGGCATGCTGTTCACCGACTACTACGCGGAAAACAGCTGCACCGCCGGGCGCTCGTCGTTCATCACCGGCCAGTCACCGCTGCGCACCGGCCTGACTAAAGTCGGCGTGCCGGGTGCACCCATCGGCATTCAGAAGCGCGACATCACCCTCGCCCAGGCCCTCAAGTCCCAGGGCTACGCCACCGGCCAGTTCGGCAAGAACCACCTCGGTGATCGCGACGAATACCTGCCGACCAACCACGGTTTCGACGAGTTCTTCGGCAACCTGTATCACCTCAACGCCGAAGAAGAACCCGAGCGCCCGTACTGGCCCAAGGATGACCCGGACTTCGTCAAATCCCGCACCCCACGGGGCGTGATCCACAGCTACGCCGACGGCAAGATCGAAGACACCGGCGCGCTGACCACCAAGCGCATGGAAACCATCGACGACGAAACCACGGCGGCCGCGCAAGCGTTCATCGAGAAACAGGCCAAGTCGGACAAGCCTTTCTTCGTCTGGATGAACACCACGCGCATGCACGTGTTCACCCACGTGCGCGAATCGATCAAGGGCCAGAGCGGCATGCCCGGCAACGAGTACGCCGACGGCATGCTCGAACACGACGGCGACGTCGGCAAACTGCTGCAGACCCTCGACGACCTGAAGATCGCCGACAACACCATCGTCGTCTACACCACCGACAACGGCCCGAACCAGTTCTCCTGGCCGGACGCGGCGACCACGCCGTTCCGTAACGAGAAAAACTCCAACTGGGAAGGCGCGTACCGGGTGCCGGCAATCGTGCGCTGGCCGGGCAAGATCAAGGCCGGTGAAGTGTCCAACGAGATATTCTCGGGCATGGACTGGTTCCCTACCCTGCTCGCCGCGGCGGGCGATACCGAGGTGAAGGACAAACTGCTCAAGGGTTGGGCACCCACCTCGGGCGGCACCAGCTTCAAGGTGCACCTGGACGGCTACAACCAGTTGCCATACCTGACCGGCCAAGCACCCAAGGGTGAGCGCCGCGAGTTCTACTACTTCAACGACGACGGCGTGCTGGTCTCCATGCGCTTCGACAACTGGAAAGTGGTGTTCGCCGAACAGCGCGAACCCGGCGGCTTTGCAGTGTGGAGCAGCCCCTTCGTGCCGCTGCGCGTGCCCAAGCTGTTCAACCTGCGCATGGACCCCTATGAGCGGGCTGACCTGGTCTCGGATCAGTACAACGACTGGCTCGTGAAAAACTCCTACCTGCTGGCCGCCGGCGTGGCCAAGGCTGCGCGCTTCCTGCAAACCTTCATCGAATACCCGCCGAGCCAGAAACCCGCGAGCTTCAGCATTGACCAGATCCGCGCTGCGGTAGACGCGAAAATCGAAGAGAAGATGAAAAGCCAGGCCAAACCGTAAACCGCACTTCACTCAAAAAGTCCTGGAGGACAAACACCGTACCTGTGGCGAGGGAGCTTGCTCCCGCTGGACTGCGCAGCTGGCCCACTTTTTTGGGGCCGCTTCGCGCCCCAGCGGGAGCAAGCTCCCTCGCCACAATCGGTGCTTTGTCGTCGAGGTGTGAAATTAAGCTTGGGCTAAGGTTGCCTGTTTAATCTTCGACACTTTCGGTTAGTCGAGCATTTCGAAGATGGCAAAACCTCCGTTCAGCATCGTTCTGGTGAATTACAAAACCCTTGATTTGACCAGGATCTGCCTGGACCTGTTACGCGAGCCTGCACGAAAAGCCGGAATCCCGGTCTGGGTGGTCGATAACGATTCGGCGGACGCCAGCAGCGAGTATTTGCGCTCACTCGACTGGATCAACCTGATCGAACGCGACGCCCCCAGCAAAGAGCCGGGCCACATCGCCCATGGCAAGGCGCTGGACATGGCACTGGCCAGGGTCAATACCGACTATCTGTTCCTGATGCACACCGACACCTTCGTCTTCGATGCAGACGTCTTCGCGATGATGTTGGACCACTGCACCAGGGATCGAAAGGTCATCGCGGTCGGCTGCACCGAGCAACTCAATCGCGGCTTGCCAAGGACTGTCTGGCGCTTCAGCTCACGCTTCGCCAAGCACCATTTCCGCCGCCTGAAACTGTCCCTGGGCCTGCGTTCAAAAGAACCGAAACCCTACACCGAGACTTACCTGAAAAGCTTCTGCACCCTGTGGAATTGCAAGCTGATGAAGCAGCAGGGTTTGCATTTCCAGATCGATGATCGTGTGCCCGGTTATGAGCTGCAAGACCGCGTGATCAACCTTGGCTATAAGGTCATGTTTCTTTCGCCCGGCAAGATCTTCAAGTACCTGGATCACGTGCAGGCCGGCACCGTTGCTGCCGCTGGAGGATATGGCCAGGGTCATCGGCGGACAAAGATGTACCAGGACATTCTCAAGCGCTTCGGTGCCGCCAACACCTCGATGTCTTGAACTAACCTGCGCCCTCAAAAAAGCCCACCGACCGTCGCCGATTCAGTGGGCTTTTTCACATCAGGCTAAAAATCTGGGGCCTTTGGATATGATCACGGTCCCTTGTAGGAGCCGGCTTGCCGGCGATGGTCGTCAACGATAACGCCTAAATCGGGTAAAACGCGTTGCCCTGGAGTTTTTCGCGAGCAGGCTCGCTCCTACAGGGAATCCAGGGTATTTCGAGGGTAGTCATTGGCGATCACGGTCCCTTGTAGGAGCCGGCTTGCTGGCGATGGTCGTCAACGATAACGCGTAAATCGGGTAAAACGCGTTGCCCTGGAGTTTTTCGCGAGCAGGCTCGCTCCTACAGGAAGTCCGGGGTATTTCGAGGGTAGTCATTGGCGATCACGGTCCCTTGTAGGAGCCGGCTTGCTGGCGATGGTCGTTAACGATGACGCGTGTGAACTGGATAAACGCGCTGCACTTGAGTCCATCGCCGGCAAGCCGGCTCCTACAGGTATTGCGTTATCTGCTTTTCCCGGGATTGCGTAAGGAACCATACAAAAAAGCCCACTGACCGTCGCCGGTTCAGTGGGCTTTTTTGCATCAGGTTCACTGGTTCATGATGAACGTCGCCAGGCTTTTCAGATCCTCCGGGCTCAACTGCGCGAACGGCGGCATGGGCACATCCCCCCACTTTCCGCTACCGCCGTGCTGGATGCTGGACATAAGCCGGTCCATTGCCTGCGGGTCCTTGGCATATTTGGCCGCCACATCGCGGTAGGCCGGGCCGACGACCTTGTGATCGATCGCGTGGCAGGACAGGCAGGCGTTGTTCTGCAACAAGGCCTTGGCGTCGACTTTTGCCACAGCCACCTCCGGGGGCTGGGCCGCCGGGACGTTCGAGGCAGCCTGAACATCGGCATCATTGACCTTCGCACTGCCGTAGGTCACCGCCAGGTACGCGCCAATAACACTCACATCCTGGTCGCTGATCGGCGCACCGTACACATGCTGCATCTTGCCCGCTTCAGCGGTCCACTGCGCCAGGCTCAGGCCTGGCGGCTGGAAGTTGATGTAATCGGCCGAATGGCAGACCGAACACTTCTGCTGCGCCAAAGCGTAACCAGGCATCGTGCTGGGCTTGAACGCCGCCGTTTCGGGCGGCAACGTGATCGAAAGCGGCGCTGCACTGGCCAGGGTGGCCAAACCAACCTGAGCCGCGCAGAGCAAGGTGGTCATGAATTTAATGAGTTTCATGCGGCCCTCCTCAGGCGACGGTCACGTGGGTGGTTTCGACGACGTGACGGCGGTAGCCCGCGGGGTTCCAGTCGGCCTGCAGCGGTTGCGTCTCGCCCGCACTGTTGCTCGCTCGCACCATCAGCGGTGTGGCGCCCTTGCTGGTCAAGGTGATCGGCAGTGTCCATTGACGAAAGGAGAAACGGCCAAGGTCTTGCCCGAGCGTGGCTTCACGCCAGGTTTTTCCGCCGTCGATCGAGACCTCCACCTTGTTGACCCCAACGCCCCCGTCGAACGCAATGCCCTTGAGCACCAGGCTTTTGTTCAGCGGCAATACATCACCGTGTTTGACGCTGGTGATGAAACTGCGTACCGGCAATTTCGAAATTGGCTGGGTTTTCGCCGCCGTGGTGCCGGGCGCGATGCAGAAACAATCGTTGTCCGGAACCCGGTAACCCTTGGCCATGAAAAAACCGTCGTAGGTCGTGTCGACGACTTCGATCTCACTCAGGTGCTTGACCCAGTACGTGCCGAAATAGCCTGGCACCACCAGCCGAATCGGGTAACCGTTGAGAAACGGCAGGTCTGTGCCGTTCATGGACCAGGCGATCATCGGCTCGCCGTCCATGGCATGGCTGATGTCCAGCGCCTTGATGAACTCTGGTGTACTCGACAGCACGGGTTTGTCCAGCCCACGGAAAGTCACTTGCGCGGCGCTGGCTTTCACACCCGCCTTTTCCAATACCGCCTTGAGCGGTACCCCTACCCATCGCGCATTGCCCATCGAGCCATTGCCCAGCTGGGCGCCGAACACCCGCGGCATCGAGAAGCCACGGCTGTTGCCCGAACACTGATTGACCGCCACCACTTCCACCGGCTCGGCAAGGGCCTTTAGTTCGGCGAGGGAAAGCGACAGCGGCGTGTCGACCGAGCCCTTGATCGTCAGGCGGTAGGTGTCGGGATCGATGCTGGTCGGAAAATTCGCCAGGTGGTAACGCACGAAAAATGCGTCATTGGGCGTGATCGGCCCTTCGTTGAACACCGGGAACGGCGTCTCCAGGTGCGGCGGGCGCGTGGTCACCAGGGTCAATGGGCGCTTCTGCGGGTATTGCACTAGCGGGCGTGGGCCTGCGGCAAAGGTCACTTCTTCCGCGCTTTCATCGGCTGCCCTGGCGAGGTTTGCCAAAGGCGAGGCCGCCACGGCCAGCGTGAATGCATCGCGTAAAACCCGCCGGCGGCTCGGCTGGCGGCTGTCTAAAAAACTGAACTTCATTCTGCGCTCTCTATGATTGTTTTATTGAGATGCAACTGACAGTCCCTTGTCAGGGTGAAGAGGCATCGGCCTTTTTGTGCCAGTGCGGTTTCGCTGTACTGTTCGACGTCGGAGAGCCAACCAGTATCGACACGTGCAAGCGGGCTGCTTCACATTGGGCGTCAGAGACTTGGCAATTGATGACAGGGGGCTATGTTGCGTTCTTCTGTAGGAGCGAGCCTGCTCGCGAAGATCGTCAACGATAACGCGTAAATCGGGTAAAACGCGTTGCCCTGGAGTTTTTCGCGAGCAGGCTCGCTCCTACAGGGAATCCGGGGTATTTCGAGCGCGGTCACGGCCCCTTGTAGGAGCCGGCTTGCCGGCGATGGTCGTTAACGATAACGCGTGTGAAATGGATAAACGCGGCGCGCTTGAGTCCATCGCCAGCAAGCCGGCTCCTACAGGTGTTGCGTTATCTGTCTTTCCCGGGATTGCGTGAAGAACCACAAAAAAGCCCACTGACCGTCGCCGGTTCAGTGGGCTTTTTCGTATCAGGCGTCTGGTTACAGAGCCATATCACTCGCAGCATTAGCCTTCGGTGCTTTCGCATTGGTATCGACAGTAACCGGAGTCACAGCCGGCGCGATCACCGCGGGTGGCGGAGTCAGTTCCAGCACCTTGGCGGTGTAGGCCCACTCCTCGGCAACCTTCTCAGGACTGCCGTTCAGCTGGGTGCCGTAGCTCGGTACGATCTGGTGCAGTTTTGCCTGCCACTCAGGGCTCGCGACCTTGTCCTTGAACACTTTCTGCAGCACGGTCAGCATGATCGGTGCGGCGGTCGAAGCGCCTGGGGAGGCGCCCAGCAGGCCGGCGATGGTGCCGTCTTGCGAAGCGACGATTTCGGTGCCCAGTTTCAGCACGCCACCGGCGGCTTCGTCACGCTTGATGATCTGCACGCGCTGGCCGGCTTGCCACAGGCGCCAGTCTTCAGCCTTGGCGTTCGGGAAGTATTCCTTCAGGGCGTTCATGCGGTCTTCGTCAGACAGCATAAGCTGGCCT contains:
- a CDS encoding SDR family NAD(P)-dependent oxidoreductase, yielding MAKLEGKVALVTGSGRGIGQQIALKLASEGARIVINDLDADPAHETAELIRKMGGEAAVCHGNVSAPDFGDRYVKTAMDNFGSIDIIVNNAGYTWDDVIQKMSDEQWYAILDCHMTAPFRILRAAYPIIKAQALADAAAEREVFRKVVNISSVSALNGNAGQMNYSSAKAGVIGMTRALAREWGRFKVNVNAVAFGFIETRMTKADAHAGATVNIEGRDIRVGISPEAAKSFAQRNPLGRPGTVQEAADAVYLFCSPESNYITAQTIAVAGNLQ
- a CDS encoding TetR/AcrR family transcriptional regulator, with protein sequence MNMTESTIRLAAIKLISRNGYGSMSLRQLAAESGINSSTLYLYYQGKGELLLELILEYFETMSQEWARCRPALARADGKLRAFVACHVRYHLEHQDQAVLGNLEYRSLDEESLALVRQARRVYLKDLQDLLEQGIREGSLSCAEPKLMARTLFNMLTHACVWYQADGRWSIDDVIRHYSELVLKMLGAMPIASPRTPVRRAAITRRAAPLEAVS
- a CDS encoding SDR family NAD(P)-dependent oxidoreductase; the protein is MSDLMQPFSMAGKTVLVADATTQLGAHFARLISLAGARVALGAQCPAQLEQLQADLRWDGGEVLIVSLDSTRRPSIEAALDAVEERFGSVDVLINNSAEREHLARNNHLVHCTSRHMIKAERGGSIVNIDPPPRPISEPNPCLRANSSLIRMSRAMAQSLTPHRIRVNVIAAGRGKDAGLQELNGPLLLLASGAGASVTGAVLHVDNRNI
- a CDS encoding arylsulfatase, producing MTRIKKWLPKLAFMATTVMAIAANAADKPNILVIFGDDIGQTNISAYSMGVVGYKTPNIDRIAHEGMLFTDYYAENSCTAGRSSFITGQSPLRTGLTKVGVPGAPIGIQKRDITLAQALKSQGYATGQFGKNHLGDRDEYLPTNHGFDEFFGNLYHLNAEEEPERPYWPKDDPDFVKSRTPRGVIHSYADGKIEDTGALTTKRMETIDDETTAAAQAFIEKQAKSDKPFFVWMNTTRMHVFTHVRESIKGQSGMPGNEYADGMLEHDGDVGKLLQTLDDLKIADNTIVVYTTDNGPNQFSWPDAATTPFRNEKNSNWEGAYRVPAIVRWPGKIKAGEVSNEIFSGMDWFPTLLAAAGDTEVKDKLLKGWAPTSGGTSFKVHLDGYNQLPYLTGQAPKGERREFYYFNDDGVLVSMRFDNWKVVFAEQREPGGFAVWSSPFVPLRVPKLFNLRMDPYERADLVSDQYNDWLVKNSYLLAAGVAKAARFLQTFIEYPPSQKPASFSIDQIRAAVDAKIEEKMKSQAKP
- a CDS encoding glycosyltransferase family 2 protein — encoded protein: MAKPPFSIVLVNYKTLDLTRICLDLLREPARKAGIPVWVVDNDSADASSEYLRSLDWINLIERDAPSKEPGHIAHGKALDMALARVNTDYLFLMHTDTFVFDADVFAMMLDHCTRDRKVIAVGCTEQLNRGLPRTVWRFSSRFAKHHFRRLKLSLGLRSKEPKPYTETYLKSFCTLWNCKLMKQQGLHFQIDDRVPGYELQDRVINLGYKVMFLSPGKIFKYLDHVQAGTVAAAGGYGQGHRRTKMYQDILKRFGAANTSMS
- a CDS encoding c-type cytochrome; protein product: MKLIKFMTTLLCAAQVGLATLASAAPLSITLPPETAAFKPSTMPGYALAQQKCSVCHSADYINFQPPGLSLAQWTAEAGKMQHVYGAPISDQDVSVIGAYLAVTYGSAKVNDADVQAASNVPAAQPPEVAVAKVDAKALLQNNACLSCHAIDHKVVGPAYRDVAAKYAKDPQAMDRLMSSIQHGGSGKWGDVPMPPFAQLSPEDLKSLATFIMNQ
- a CDS encoding molybdopterin-dependent oxidoreductase is translated as MKFSFLDSRQPSRRRVLRDAFTLAVAASPLANLARAADESAEEVTFAAGPRPLVQYPQKRPLTLVTTRPPHLETPFPVFNEGPITPNDAFFVRYHLANFPTSIDPDTYRLTIKGSVDTPLSLSLAELKALAEPVEVVAVNQCSGNSRGFSMPRVFGAQLGNGSMGNARWVGVPLKAVLEKAGVKASAAQVTFRGLDKPVLSSTPEFIKALDISHAMDGEPMIAWSMNGTDLPFLNGYPIRLVVPGYFGTYWVKHLSEIEVVDTTYDGFFMAKGYRVPDNDCFCIAPGTTAAKTQPISKLPVRSFITSVKHGDVLPLNKSLVLKGIAFDGGVGVNKVEVSIDGGKTWREATLGQDLGRFSFRQWTLPITLTSKGATPLMVRASNSAGETQPLQADWNPAGYRRHVVETTHVTVA